In a genomic window of Wyeomyia smithii strain HCP4-BCI-WySm-NY-G18 chromosome 1, ASM2978416v1, whole genome shotgun sequence:
- the LOC129725439 gene encoding uncharacterized protein LOC129725439 isoform X3, with product MRDAMPKVLDSDTESEVPASIQSNNNSEPNTDNEEKPEVDALSSRGSQIAPATNGNVSDTDSTASTPSNARLAVNGIGHCSAGSSLPPSSAAVTTAAVRAPTPPIGTNGTSSNTANSSSNPTGHSNSNSTAVPPVRSSSALSGSSSSAPATVANERVKKYRHQHFSKNIYIGTKNAEKWDTLRNLLQFKNDVEFVSFLLRLAELDDRKRKTRILNGLADGNLHATASESLRDSLPGVLTSSKHNQQNGKPSTKKTKRVQFQDSVNIINDNSTANTLRPSGAGAIFDFHEDEDDNEDTAGMEFRRRRQRPQPTLRSPQPPGEDERRDEEAAADGGDEDEEQYIVQNIIKKLPGRAGKANEVQQDSISSTMGSVSEDSLHTETEVLDYRIAEKIKTELEEKQKLERKSFTEELPSTSNYSEHSDRPSDDEAYDSKLDIKKIDIRKIPFDPKLGTSRKLKRETGTVDLRIEYEEQEYGRLTPDERKPLLPPPKKPRKAATTKYKACTGCGLKHGIDPCPLNNPLATINNKIELKEWLEQNEDLIKKHKIVLKPENPEEMDDENDDNYDDDDDEDEGDDNEESQFEEKLDILPSFSETSLPPEFELRLAPIATTISTGPAGSAVSNNHPLPLDLNESSPSAAISHADLQQTLLPSPAGTFTNTVNHGLSIYTKVFIPKYTQLGPVIGQIAKETEIQDDCNMRYIYETFNGTRSTYVNMENKNQANWLRYLRPARHRDQKNCVLKVRDMQIVFVTCTDLDVGSELLYWSDDSNSAWGKKKMEKTNCGGCNLRFDHPLYYRTHCSVFHDPAFSLTIRKYHCKVCGVAVLGKENIMKHAEKEHDGKGAYQCQFCQKFFLRLNYLEMHRTYGCSMNPQRARPLCDFCGRKFCQPQKLKVHIKRMHSDMAEVLRDFQCKLCSKLLGSRAALQRHSKEVHSRNSAVVSCPRCQKLFQNRSNLKIHMLTHSGVRPFKCAENECTAAFTTKQCLQFHYKKVHGYTQEQMPKIERSVAYTFDAYSGDLILDGIQRRQRRKLEAGEEGQTLGPGEKRKRPPKELPGNILKTKNILESFNEICKNDSNLSLLSTKISSILNGNLKDFTKVPSGVPGLDADGVRKEELDDDLDSNDCAERDERLEAIQRHLNQPMQDDKNDDFSQLQSRLANISGQPEQNPLHYKLPSGDDGKPLADSDGFGDLNSLAASQKYKDFINGGNPGLVISKGSKKWISDDDHLPDDNNSDNMLTSAANRDFLTKLIMNGHGASASHPADDDEDDDDNSTILDVVDSNNQNQQNSNTQPHQQSHQQQQQQQQQQQQQQYTSSFAGLNSSLPDLPAFQSHSFSTHFNHQSLLGSFYNSNSGVAGRSAGINTIPTSASMLVEAALNSVSNIINEAEMNSSNNDNQDLHMGDIDGTNGTGAENNLPTDTFTTNEVNSAVDDMKMMKPHNFPLQMNSMSQFTNPSPDDASMIQERNEMEVVRPKSRDKLTSYGEGEILGYDSQQQQSTPHKHNPSVESVRSALSPEQNDYNYSNSNGAAQRQQQQIVTNSPARSNSRPMYAEHDLISPASTPSLPRYDFGTDNNAYARRQEKTISSLALENFEANLKANSHHMQHLSSDEDSSIVIAENLSVNASNTEGKMKLSSHNSATDFLASNAAGAGNKYDNGRNSLGSDLSTDLRLKYNSEPSVELPDFRSGSNMNETSDFQGLDMSSRAGLPSSYSHSNFQVPSAGTNLNFNRYHHHIYDILNEREQQHQQQQQQQHQQQQQEFHLQQQQHQQQQQMQHMIQDHIGPESESDQPASVDLSRTSNYLVPSPPSPAIPYSHPHPDMIRMVSLDLSSNSGGNMIVGNTPHHVRHPSFLSSQIQHSNRDSLPDHHRLLASEQLAATNHRLLVDPTAHLIFEQNNRLLAETPGPSPAPPRHVVSPQRGFGAYHHHHHHHQVGTASSYHHHSVKQNLTTPPLNQHASAATANYHPFPTYY from the exons ATGCGTGACGCGATGCCAAAAGTGCTGGACAGTGACACTGAATCGGAGGTACCAGCCAGCATACAGAGTAACAACAACAGCGAACCTAACACGGACAATGAGGAAAAACCGGAAGTGGACGCCCTTTCATCGCGCGGCTCGCAGATTGCTCCGGCGACAAATGGAAATGTCAGTGATACGGATAGTACCGCCAGTACTCCAAGCAATGCCCGACTAGCGGTCAATGGGATTGGTCATTGCAGCGCCGGATCCAGTCTTCCACCGTCTTCAGCAGCAgtaacaacagcagcagtacGAGCACCAACTCCTCCCATAGGTACCAATGGTACCAGCAGTAACACAGCCAATAGCTCCAGTAATCCTACGGGCCACAGTAACAGCAATTCGACTGCTGTACCACCCGTGAGATCATCGTCAGCCTTATCCGGGTCATCGTCATCAGCGCCAGCTACAGTCGCGAACGAGCGGGTAAAAAAGTATCGCCATCAACACTTCAGTAAGAACATCTACATCGGAACGAAAAATGCCGAAAAATGGGACACCTTACGAAATCTGTTGCAGTTCAAAAACGACGTGGAGTTTGTTTCTTTTCTGCTCCGGCTAGCCGAGTTGGACGATCGGAAAAGGAAAACCCGCATCCTTAATGG ATTGGCCGATGGAAACCTACATGCCACAGCTAGTGAGTCGCTGCGCGACTCCTTACCCGGTGTACTGACAAGCTCGAAGCACAACCAGCAAAACGGGAAACCTAGCACTAAGAAAACCAAAAGAGTACAATTTCAGGACAGTGTAAATATCATCAACGACAACAGTACGGCAAACACACTGCGTCCTTCCGGAGCCGGAGCTATTTTTGACTTCCACGAGGACGAAGACGACAATGAGGATACGGCAGGAATGGAATTTCGTCGGCGGCGACAACGACCACAGCCAACGTTACGTTCCCCTCAGCCTCCTGGAGAGGACGAACGCCGAGACGAGGAAGCGGCAGCAGATGGCGGCGATGAAGATGAGGAACAGTACATCGTACAAAATATTATCAAGAAACTGCCCGGGAGAGCAGGCAAAGCAAACGAGGTGCAGCAGGACTCCATCAGCAGTACGATGGGGTCTGTTTCCGAGGACTCACTGCATACTGAAACAGAGGTGCTCGACTACCGTATTGCCGAGAAGATAAAAACAGAGCTAGAGGAGAAGCAAAAACTGGAGAGAAAATCTTTCACCGAAGAGTTACCATCTACATCCAACTACTCGGAACATTCTGATCGTCCCTCTGATGATGAGGCGTACGATAGCAAGTTGGATATCAAAAAGATAGACATTCGAAAGATTCCTTTCGATCCCAAGTTGGGAACCAGCAGAAAATTGAAACGGGAAACTGGAACGGTAGATCTTCGTATAGAATACGAAGAGCAGGAATACGGTCGTCTGACACCAGATGAGCGAAAACCGTTGTTACCACCGCCTAAAAAGCCTAGAAAGGCAGCTACAACGAAATATAAGGCCTGCACAGGGTGTGGTTTGAAGCATGGAATTGATCCGTGTCCTTTAAATAACCCCTTGGCAACTATCAATAACAAAATCGAGCTTAAAGAATGGTTAGAGCAAAACGAGGATTTAATCAAGAAGCACAAGATCGTGCTGAAACCGGAGAATCCAGAAGAGATGGACGACGAGAACGACGACAActatgatgacgatgatgatgaagaCGAAGGAGACGATAATGAGGAAAGCCAGTTCGAAGAGAAGCTAGACATCTTGCCTTCGTTTTCCGAAACATCTCTTCCACCGGAGTTTGAGTTGCGGTTAGCACCGATAGCGACAACAATCAGCACTGGTCCAGCTGGCAGTGCTGTCAGCAACAATCATCCCCTACCCCTAGATCTAAATGAATCCTCACCCTCAGCTGCAATTTCTCACGCAGACCTGCAACAAACACTGCTTCCGTCTCCTGCCGGTACGTTCACGAATACAGTAAATCATGGACTTAGTATCTACACGAAGGTCTTCATTCCAAAGTATACCCAACTGGGGCCGGTAATCGGCCAGATTGCTAAAGAAACCGAGATCCAGGATGATTGCAATATGCGCTACATCTACGAAACGTTCAACGGAACCAGATCCACGTATGTTAACATGGAAAACAAGAACCAAGCGAACTGGCTGAGATATCTGCGACCGGCTCGGCACCGCGATCAGAAAAATTGCGTGCTGAAAGTTCGCGATATGCAGATAGTGTTCGTAACCTGTACGGATTTGGATGTGGGCAGCGAGCTGCTCTACTGGAGCGACGATTCCAATTCGGCGTGGGGAAAGAAGAAGATGGAGAAAACTA ATTGTGGTGGTTGCAATCTACGTTTCGATCATCCCCTGTACTACCGAACACACTGCTCGGTTTTCCACGATCCAGCTTTTAGTCTGACAATACGGAAGTATCACTGCAAGGTGTGTGGAGTGGCTGTACTAGGCAAGGAAAACATTATGAAGCACGCAGAGAAAGAGCACGATGGCAAAGGAGCTTATCAGTGTCAGTTTTGTCAGAAG TTCTTCTTACGCCTTAACTACCTGGAGATGCATCGAACATACGGGTGTAGTATGAACCCTCAGCGGGCACGACCTCTTTGTGATTTTTGCGGGCGCAAGTTCTGTCAGCCACAGAAGCTCAAGGTTCACATTAAGCGAATGCACAGCGATATGGCGGAAGTGTTGCGTGATTTCCAGTGCAAACTGTGCTCGAAGCTGCTAGGTTCGCGGGCCGCACTGCAGCGTCACTCGAAGGAAGTACACAGCCGAAACTCAGCGGTAGTGAGTTGCCCTCGCTGTCAGAAGCTGTTCCAAAACAGAAGCAACTTGAAGATTCACATGCTCACTCACTCCGGAGTGCGACCGTTCAA GTGTGCTGAAAACGAATGCACGGCGGCTTTCACAACGAAGCAGTGTCTGCAGTTCCACTACAAAAAGGTCCACGGATATACTCAGGAACAGATGCCGAAAATAGAGCGCAGTGTTGCGTACACCTTCGACGCGTATTCTGGTG ATCTCATTTTAGATGGAATCCAACGTCGGCAGCGTCGGAAGCTGGAGGCAGGCGAGGAAGGTCAAACGTTAGGACCGGGAGAAAAGAGGAAACGCCCACCGAAAGAGCTGCCTGGTAACATTCTCAAGACCAAGaatatcttggaatcattcaaCGAGATTTGCAAAAACGACAGCAATTTGTCGCTGCTGTCGACAAAAATATCATCGATTCTTAACGGAAATCTCAAGGATTTCACCAAAGTGCCCAGTGGTGTACCTGGTCTGGATGCAGATGGTGTGCGCAAGGAAGAACTGGACGACGATCTGGATTCGAACGATTGTGCCGAACGAGACGAACGTCTGGAGGCAATTCAGCGGCATCTGAACCAACCGATGCAAGATGACAAAAACGATGACTTCAGCCAGTTGCAGTCCCGTTTGGCTAACATATCAGGTCAACCTGAGCAGAACCCGTTGCACTACAAACTTCCCAGCGGCGACGATGGAAAACCACTAGCCGACAGTGATGGCTTTGGAGATCTGAACTCGCTGGCTGCCAGTCAAAAGTACAAAGACTTTATCAATGGGGGCAACCCGGGACTGGTGATCAGCAAGGGAAGCAAAAAGTGGATTAGTGATGATGATCACCTGCCAGATGACAACAATTCCGATAATATGCTAACGTCAGCCGCTAACAGAGATTTTCTCACGAAGTTGATCATGAATGGTCATGGTGCTTCTGCATCGCATCCTGCCGATGATGACGAGGATGATGATGACAACTCGACGATTTTGGACGTGGTAGACTCCAACAACCAGAATCAGCAAAATTCCAACACACAACCTCATCAGCAGTcacatcaacagcagcagcaacagcagcaacaacaacagcaacagcagtatACGTCTAGCTTCGCCGGGCTTAATAGCTCACTGCCTGACTTGCCGGCCTTCCAGAGTCACAGTTTTTCAACACACTTCAACCACCAGTCGTTGCTGGGCAGTTTTTACAACAGCAACAGTGGAGTCGCTGGTCGAAGTGCCGGAATTAACACTATTCCAACGTCTGCCAGTATGCTGGTGGAAGCCGCCCTGAACTCCGTGAGCAATATAATTAACGAAGCGGAAATGAACAGCAGCAACAACGATAACCAAGATCTTCACATGGGTGACATCGATGGTACCAATGGAACTGGTGCTGAGAACAACTTACCAACCGATACGTTTACGACTAACGAGGTTAATAGTGCTGTCGATGATATGAAAATGATGAAACCTCACAACTTCCCGCTTCAGATGAACTCCATGTCGCAATTCACCAATCCATCGCCGGATGATGCCAGCATGATACAGGAGCGTAACGAAATGGAAGTAGTTCGGCCCAAGTCACGGGACAAACTAACCAGCTATGGCGAAGGAGAAATACTGGGCTATGATAGTCAACAGCAGCAATCGACGCCACACAAGCACAATCCAAGCGTCGAGTCAGTTCGTAGCGCCCTGTCGCCTGAACAGAACGACTACAACTACTCGAACTCCAATGGTGCCGCCCAACGTCAGCAACAACAAATTGTTACCAATTCCCCGGCACGGTCAAACTCTAGACCAATGTACGCCGAACACGATCTCATATCGCCAGCATCAACACCCTCGCTACCACGGTATGACTTCGGAACAGACAACAATGCGTACGCTCGCAGACAGGAGAAAACCATCAGTTCACTGGCGTTGGAAAACTTTGAGGCCAATCTGAAAGCCAACAGCCATCACATGCAGCATCTGTCTAGTGACGAAGACAGTAGTATCGTGATTGCCGAGAATCTTTCTGTTAACGCAAGCAATACCGAAGGTAAAATGAAGTTGAGTAGTCATAATTCGGCCACCGATTTCTTGGCGTCGAATGCTGCAGGTGCTGGAAATAAGTATGATAATGGCCGTAACAGCTTAGGATCGGACTTATCGACAGACTTGCGTCTGAAGTACAACTCCGAACCTAGTGTAGAGCTTCCCGACTTCCGATCGGGCAGTAACATGAATGAGACTTCCGATTTCCAAGGTCTGGATATGAGCTCCCGTGCTGGTCTGCCGTCCAGCTATTCGCACAGCAACTTCCAAGTTCCATCGGCTGGAACTAATTTGAACTTTAATCGTTACCACCATCATATCTACGATATACTGAATGAACGTGAAcagcagcatcagcagcagcaacaacaacaacatcagcagcagcaacaagagTTCCATctccaacagcagcagcatcaacaacagcaacagATGCAGCACATGATCCAGGATCACATCGGACCTGAAAGTGAATCCGATCAGCCTGCGTCGGTTGACCTTAGTCGCACCTCCAATTATCTTGTGCCATCTCCGCCATCCCCGGCAATTCCATACTCTCATCCACATCCGGATATGATCCGTATGGTTTCCTTGGATTTGAGTTCTAACAGTGGTGGCAACATGATCGTGGGCAACACACCCCATCACGTTCGCCATCCATCATTTTTATCCTCACAGATCCAGCACTCGAATCGGGACTCGTTACCAGATCACCACCGGCTACTGGCTAGTGAGCAGCTTGCTGCCACCAACCATCGCCTTCTGGTGGATCCTACTGCTCATCTGATCTTCGAGCAGAACAACCGATTGTTGGCGGAGACCCCAGGTCCCTCGCCCGCCCCACCACGACACGTGGTTTCTCCACAAAGAGGTTTCGGAGCctaccatcatcatcaccatcaccatCAGGTAGGAACTGCTTCCAGCTATCATCATCATTCGGTCAAGCAGAATCTTACCACACCACCGTTGAATCAGCACGCTTCCGCTGCTACCGCGAATTATCATCCTTTTCCGACTTACTACTAA